From Perognathus longimembris pacificus isolate PPM17 chromosome 22, ASM2315922v1, whole genome shotgun sequence, one genomic window encodes:
- the Pcdh1 gene encoding protocadherin-1 isoform X2, with translation MDSGAGGAGGRCCPEAVLLILEPARMGPPRPSSGPGGQPLPWPLWLLALLLLSAPSAGQAARVVYKVPEEQPPNTLIGSLAADYGFPDVGHLYKLEVGAPYLRVDGKTGDIFTTETSIDREGLRECQNQLPGEPCILEFEVSITDLLQNGSPRLLEGQIEVQDINDNTPNFASPVITLAIPENTNIGSLFPIPLASDRDAGPNGVASYELQAGPEAQELFGLQVAEDQEEKQPQLIVMGNLDRERWDSYDLTIKVQDGGSPPRASSALLRVTVLDTNDNAPKFERPSYEAELSENSPIGHSVIQVKANDSDQGANAEIDYTFHQAPEVVRRLLRLDRNTGLITVQGPVDREDLSTLRFSVLAKDRGANPKSARAQVVVTVKDMNDNAPTIEIRGIGLVTHQDGMANISEDVAEETAVALVQVSDRDEGENAAVTCVVAGDVPFQLRQASETGSDSKKKYFLQTTTPLDYEKVKDYTIEIVAVDSGNPPLSSTNSLKVQVVDVNDNAPVFTQSVTEVAFPENNKPGEVVAEVTASDADSGSNAELVYSLEPEPAAQGLFTISPENGEIRVKTSLDREQRDSYELKVVAADRGSPSLQGTATVLVNVLDCNDNDPKFMLSGYNFSVMENMPALSPVGMVTVIDGDKGENARVQLSVEQDNGDFVIQNGTGTILSSLSFDREQQSTYTFQLKAVDGGVPPRSAYVGVTINVLDENDNAPFITAPSNTSHRLLTPQTRLGETVSQVTAEDMDSGVNAELTYSIAGGNPYGLFQIGPHSGAITLEKEIERRHHGLHRLVVKVSDRGKPPRYGTALVHLYVNETLANRTLLETLLGHSMDTPLDIDIAGDPEYERSKQRGNILFGVVAGVVAVALLIALAVLVRYCRQREAKSGYQAGKKETKDLYAPKPSGKASKGNKSKGKKSKSPKPVKPVEDEDEAGLQKSLKFNLMSDAPGDSPRIHLPLNYPPGSPDLGRHYRSNSPLPSIQLQPQSPSASKKHQVVQDLPPANTFVGTGDTTSTGSEQYSDYSYRTNPPKYPSKQLPHRRVTFSATSQAQELQDPSQHSYYDSGLEESETPSSKSSSGPRLGPLALPEDHYERTTPDGSIGEMEHPENEPAGRSRP, from the exons TTCTCCTGATTCTGGAGCCTGCCAGGATGGGGCCCCCGAGGCCCAGCTCAGGCCCTGGGGGGCAGCCGCTGCCGTGGCCCCTCTGGCTGCTGGCGCTGCTGCTCCTGTCGGCTCCGTCCGCGGGCCAGGCCGCTCGGGTCGTGTATAAGGTGCCGGAGGAACAGCCGCCCAACACCCTCATCGGGAGCCTCGCCGCCGACTACGGCTTCCCAGACGTGGGCCACCTGTACAAACTGGAGGTAGGCGCCCCGTACCTTCGCGTCGACGGCAAGACGGGCGACATCTTCACCACGGAGACCTCCATTGACCGCGAGGGGCTTCGCGAGTGCCAAAACCAGCTCCCCGGCGAGCCCTGCATCCTGGAGTTTGAGGTGTCCATCACAGACCTTCTCCAGAACGGCAGCCCCCGGCTGCTGGAGGGCCAGATAGAGGTCCAGGACATCAACGACAACACCCCCAACTTCGCCTCGCCCGTCATCACCCTGGCCATCCCCGAGAACACCAACATCGGCTCGCTCTTCCCCATCCCGCTGGCGTCCGACCGCGACGCGGGCCCCAACGGCGTGGCTTCCTATGAGCTGCAGGCCGGGCCTGAGGCCCAGGAGCTCTTCGGGCTGCAGGTGGCTGAAGACCAGGAGGAGAAGCAGCCACAGCTCATCGTGATGGGCAACCTGGACCGGGAGCGCTGGGACTCCTACGATCTCACCATCAAGGTGCAGGATGGCGGCAGTCCCCCGCGGGCCAGCAGCGCCCTGCTGCGGGTCACCGTGCTGGATACCAACGACAACGCTCCCAAGTTCGAGCGGCCCTCCTACGAGGCCGAGCTGTCTGAGAACAGCCCCATCGGCCACTCGGTCATCCAG GTGAAGGCCAACGACTCGGACCAAGGTGCCAATGCAGAAATTGACTACACATTCCACCAGGCACCCGAAGTTGTGAGGCGTCTCCTGAGACTGGACAGAAACACCGGGCTCATCACGGTCCAGGGCCCCGTGGACCGCGAGGACCTCAGTACCCTGCGCTTCTCGGTGCTTGCCAAGGACCGAGGTGCCAACCCCAAGAGCGCCCGGGCCCAGGTTGTCGTGACTGTGAAGGACATGAACGACAACGCCCCCACCATCGAGATCCGAGGCATCGGGCTGGTGACCCATCAAGACGGCATGGCTAACATCTCAGAGGACGTGGCCGAGGAGACAGCCGTGGCCCTGGTGCAGGTATCCGATCGGGATGAGGGAGAGAACGCGGCGGTCACCTGCGTGGTCGCGGGGGACGTGCCTTTCCAGCTCCGGCAGGCCAGCGAGACGGGCAGCGACAGCAAGAAGAAGTACTTCCTGCAGACTACTACCCCGCTGGACTATGAGAAGGTCAAGGACTACACCATCGAGATCGTAGCCGTGGACTCCGGCAACCCCCCGCTCTCCAGCACCAACTCCCTGAAGGTGCAGGTGGTCGACGTCAACGACAACGCGCCCGTCTTCACGCAGAGCGTGACCGAAGTGGCTTTCCCGGAGAACAACAAGCCTGGGGAAGTGGTGGCCGAGGTCACCGCCAGCGACGCCGACTCGGGTTCGAACGCAGAGCTGGTTTACTCTCTGGAGCCGGAGCCGGCTGCCCAGGGTCTCTTTACCATTTCGCCCGAGAATGGCGAGATCCGGGTGAAGACGTCCCTCGACCGAGAGCAGAGAGACAGCTACGAGCTCAAGGTGGTGGCAGCCGACCGGGGCAGCCCCAGCCTCCAGGGTACGGCCACCGTCCTCGTCAACGTGCTGGACTGCAACGACAACGACCCCAAGTTTATGCTGAGCGGCTACAACTTCTCGGTGATGGAGAACATGCCCGCGCTGAGCCCCGTGGGCATGGTGACCGTCATCGACGGGGACAAGGGGGAGAACGCCCGCGTACAGCTCTCGGTGGAACAGGACAACGGCGACTTCGTGATCCAGAACGGCACCGGCACCATCCTGTCCAGCCTGAGCTTCGACCGGGAGCAGCAGAGCACCTACACCTTCCAGCTGAAGGCCGTGGACGGCGGCGTGCCCCCCCGCTCGGCCTACGTGGGCGTCACCATCAACGTGCTGGACGAGAACGACAACGCCCCCTTCATCACCGCCCCCTCCAACACTTCCCACCGGCTGCTCACCCCGCAGACCCGGCTGGGCGAGACCGTCAGCCAAGTGACAGCCGAGGACATGGACTCCGGTGTCAACGCCGAGCTCACCTACAGCATCGCCGGCGGCAACCCTTACGGACTCTTCCAGATCGGGCCCCACTCGGGCGCCATCACCCTGGAGAAGGAGATCGAGCGGCGCCACCACGGGCTCCACCGCCTCGTGGTGAAGGTCAGTGACCGGGGCAAGCCCCCGCGCTACGGCACCGCCTTGGTCCACCTGTACGTCAACGAGACCCTGGCCAACCGCACGCTCCTGGAGACCCTGTTGGGCCACAGCATGGACACGCCGTTGGACATCGACATCGCCGGAGACCCCGAGTACGAGCGCTCCAAGCAGCGCGGCAACATCCTCTTCGGCGTGGTGGCGGGGGTGGTGGCCGTGGCTCTGCTCATCGCCCTGGCCGTGCTCGTGCGCTACTGCCGCCAGCGGGAGGCCAAGAGCGGCTACCAGGCCGGGAAGAAGGAGACCAAGGACCTGTACGCCCCCAAGCCCAGCGGCAAGGCCTCGAAAGGGAACAAGAGCAAAGGCAAGAAGAGCAAGTCCCCGAAGCCCGTGAAGCCGGTGGAGGATGAAGACGAAGCCGGGCTGCAGAAGTCTCTCAAGTTCAACCTGATGAGCGACGCCCCCGGGGACAGTCCACGCATCCACCTGCCCCTCAACTACCCACCCGGCAGTCCCGACCTGGGCCGCCACTACCGCTCCAACTCCCCGCTGCCTTCCATCCAGCTGCAGCCCCAGTCACCCTCGGCCTCCAAGAAGCACCAGGTGGTGCAGGATCTGCCGCCCGCCAACACGTTTGTGGGCACCGGGGACACCACGTCCACGGGCTCTGAGCAGTACTCCGACTACAGCTACCGTACCAACCCCCCCAAATACCCCAGCAAGCAG TTACCTCACCGCCGTGTCACCTTCTCGGCCACCAGCCAGGCCCAGGAGCTGCAAGACCCATCCCAGCACAGTTACTATGACAGTGGTCTGGAGGAGTCTGAGACGCCATCCAGCAAGTCGTCCTCGGGGCCCCGGCTCGGTCCCCTGGCCCTGCCGGAGGACCACTACGAACGCACCACCCCGGACGGCAGCATAGGCGAGATGGAGCACCCGGAGAACG AGCCGGCTGGCCGGAGCAGGCCCTGA
- the Pcdh1 gene encoding protocadherin-1 isoform X1, with amino-acid sequence MDSGAGGAGGRCCPEAVLLILEPARMGPPRPSSGPGGQPLPWPLWLLALLLLSAPSAGQAARVVYKVPEEQPPNTLIGSLAADYGFPDVGHLYKLEVGAPYLRVDGKTGDIFTTETSIDREGLRECQNQLPGEPCILEFEVSITDLLQNGSPRLLEGQIEVQDINDNTPNFASPVITLAIPENTNIGSLFPIPLASDRDAGPNGVASYELQAGPEAQELFGLQVAEDQEEKQPQLIVMGNLDRERWDSYDLTIKVQDGGSPPRASSALLRVTVLDTNDNAPKFERPSYEAELSENSPIGHSVIQVKANDSDQGANAEIDYTFHQAPEVVRRLLRLDRNTGLITVQGPVDREDLSTLRFSVLAKDRGANPKSARAQVVVTVKDMNDNAPTIEIRGIGLVTHQDGMANISEDVAEETAVALVQVSDRDEGENAAVTCVVAGDVPFQLRQASETGSDSKKKYFLQTTTPLDYEKVKDYTIEIVAVDSGNPPLSSTNSLKVQVVDVNDNAPVFTQSVTEVAFPENNKPGEVVAEVTASDADSGSNAELVYSLEPEPAAQGLFTISPENGEIRVKTSLDREQRDSYELKVVAADRGSPSLQGTATVLVNVLDCNDNDPKFMLSGYNFSVMENMPALSPVGMVTVIDGDKGENARVQLSVEQDNGDFVIQNGTGTILSSLSFDREQQSTYTFQLKAVDGGVPPRSAYVGVTINVLDENDNAPFITAPSNTSHRLLTPQTRLGETVSQVTAEDMDSGVNAELTYSIAGGNPYGLFQIGPHSGAITLEKEIERRHHGLHRLVVKVSDRGKPPRYGTALVHLYVNETLANRTLLETLLGHSMDTPLDIDIAGDPEYERSKQRGNILFGVVAGVVAVALLIALAVLVRYCRQREAKSGYQAGKKETKDLYAPKPSGKASKGNKSKGKKSKSPKPVKPVEDEDEAGLQKSLKFNLMSDAPGDSPRIHLPLNYPPGSPDLGRHYRSNSPLPSIQLQPQSPSASKKHQVVQDLPPANTFVGTGDTTSTGSEQYSDYSYRTNPPKYPSKQLPHRRVTFSATSQAQELQDPSQHSYYDSGLEESETPSSKSSSGPRLGPLALPEDHYERTTPDGSIGEMEHPENDLRPLPDVAMTGTCTRECSEFGHSDTCWMPGQSSPSRRTKSSALKLSTFVPYQDRGGQEPAGAGSPSPPEDRNTKTAPVRLLPSYSAFSHSSHDSCKDSATLEEIPLTQTSDFPPAATPASAQTAKREIYL; translated from the exons TTCTCCTGATTCTGGAGCCTGCCAGGATGGGGCCCCCGAGGCCCAGCTCAGGCCCTGGGGGGCAGCCGCTGCCGTGGCCCCTCTGGCTGCTGGCGCTGCTGCTCCTGTCGGCTCCGTCCGCGGGCCAGGCCGCTCGGGTCGTGTATAAGGTGCCGGAGGAACAGCCGCCCAACACCCTCATCGGGAGCCTCGCCGCCGACTACGGCTTCCCAGACGTGGGCCACCTGTACAAACTGGAGGTAGGCGCCCCGTACCTTCGCGTCGACGGCAAGACGGGCGACATCTTCACCACGGAGACCTCCATTGACCGCGAGGGGCTTCGCGAGTGCCAAAACCAGCTCCCCGGCGAGCCCTGCATCCTGGAGTTTGAGGTGTCCATCACAGACCTTCTCCAGAACGGCAGCCCCCGGCTGCTGGAGGGCCAGATAGAGGTCCAGGACATCAACGACAACACCCCCAACTTCGCCTCGCCCGTCATCACCCTGGCCATCCCCGAGAACACCAACATCGGCTCGCTCTTCCCCATCCCGCTGGCGTCCGACCGCGACGCGGGCCCCAACGGCGTGGCTTCCTATGAGCTGCAGGCCGGGCCTGAGGCCCAGGAGCTCTTCGGGCTGCAGGTGGCTGAAGACCAGGAGGAGAAGCAGCCACAGCTCATCGTGATGGGCAACCTGGACCGGGAGCGCTGGGACTCCTACGATCTCACCATCAAGGTGCAGGATGGCGGCAGTCCCCCGCGGGCCAGCAGCGCCCTGCTGCGGGTCACCGTGCTGGATACCAACGACAACGCTCCCAAGTTCGAGCGGCCCTCCTACGAGGCCGAGCTGTCTGAGAACAGCCCCATCGGCCACTCGGTCATCCAG GTGAAGGCCAACGACTCGGACCAAGGTGCCAATGCAGAAATTGACTACACATTCCACCAGGCACCCGAAGTTGTGAGGCGTCTCCTGAGACTGGACAGAAACACCGGGCTCATCACGGTCCAGGGCCCCGTGGACCGCGAGGACCTCAGTACCCTGCGCTTCTCGGTGCTTGCCAAGGACCGAGGTGCCAACCCCAAGAGCGCCCGGGCCCAGGTTGTCGTGACTGTGAAGGACATGAACGACAACGCCCCCACCATCGAGATCCGAGGCATCGGGCTGGTGACCCATCAAGACGGCATGGCTAACATCTCAGAGGACGTGGCCGAGGAGACAGCCGTGGCCCTGGTGCAGGTATCCGATCGGGATGAGGGAGAGAACGCGGCGGTCACCTGCGTGGTCGCGGGGGACGTGCCTTTCCAGCTCCGGCAGGCCAGCGAGACGGGCAGCGACAGCAAGAAGAAGTACTTCCTGCAGACTACTACCCCGCTGGACTATGAGAAGGTCAAGGACTACACCATCGAGATCGTAGCCGTGGACTCCGGCAACCCCCCGCTCTCCAGCACCAACTCCCTGAAGGTGCAGGTGGTCGACGTCAACGACAACGCGCCCGTCTTCACGCAGAGCGTGACCGAAGTGGCTTTCCCGGAGAACAACAAGCCTGGGGAAGTGGTGGCCGAGGTCACCGCCAGCGACGCCGACTCGGGTTCGAACGCAGAGCTGGTTTACTCTCTGGAGCCGGAGCCGGCTGCCCAGGGTCTCTTTACCATTTCGCCCGAGAATGGCGAGATCCGGGTGAAGACGTCCCTCGACCGAGAGCAGAGAGACAGCTACGAGCTCAAGGTGGTGGCAGCCGACCGGGGCAGCCCCAGCCTCCAGGGTACGGCCACCGTCCTCGTCAACGTGCTGGACTGCAACGACAACGACCCCAAGTTTATGCTGAGCGGCTACAACTTCTCGGTGATGGAGAACATGCCCGCGCTGAGCCCCGTGGGCATGGTGACCGTCATCGACGGGGACAAGGGGGAGAACGCCCGCGTACAGCTCTCGGTGGAACAGGACAACGGCGACTTCGTGATCCAGAACGGCACCGGCACCATCCTGTCCAGCCTGAGCTTCGACCGGGAGCAGCAGAGCACCTACACCTTCCAGCTGAAGGCCGTGGACGGCGGCGTGCCCCCCCGCTCGGCCTACGTGGGCGTCACCATCAACGTGCTGGACGAGAACGACAACGCCCCCTTCATCACCGCCCCCTCCAACACTTCCCACCGGCTGCTCACCCCGCAGACCCGGCTGGGCGAGACCGTCAGCCAAGTGACAGCCGAGGACATGGACTCCGGTGTCAACGCCGAGCTCACCTACAGCATCGCCGGCGGCAACCCTTACGGACTCTTCCAGATCGGGCCCCACTCGGGCGCCATCACCCTGGAGAAGGAGATCGAGCGGCGCCACCACGGGCTCCACCGCCTCGTGGTGAAGGTCAGTGACCGGGGCAAGCCCCCGCGCTACGGCACCGCCTTGGTCCACCTGTACGTCAACGAGACCCTGGCCAACCGCACGCTCCTGGAGACCCTGTTGGGCCACAGCATGGACACGCCGTTGGACATCGACATCGCCGGAGACCCCGAGTACGAGCGCTCCAAGCAGCGCGGCAACATCCTCTTCGGCGTGGTGGCGGGGGTGGTGGCCGTGGCTCTGCTCATCGCCCTGGCCGTGCTCGTGCGCTACTGCCGCCAGCGGGAGGCCAAGAGCGGCTACCAGGCCGGGAAGAAGGAGACCAAGGACCTGTACGCCCCCAAGCCCAGCGGCAAGGCCTCGAAAGGGAACAAGAGCAAAGGCAAGAAGAGCAAGTCCCCGAAGCCCGTGAAGCCGGTGGAGGATGAAGACGAAGCCGGGCTGCAGAAGTCTCTCAAGTTCAACCTGATGAGCGACGCCCCCGGGGACAGTCCACGCATCCACCTGCCCCTCAACTACCCACCCGGCAGTCCCGACCTGGGCCGCCACTACCGCTCCAACTCCCCGCTGCCTTCCATCCAGCTGCAGCCCCAGTCACCCTCGGCCTCCAAGAAGCACCAGGTGGTGCAGGATCTGCCGCCCGCCAACACGTTTGTGGGCACCGGGGACACCACGTCCACGGGCTCTGAGCAGTACTCCGACTACAGCTACCGTACCAACCCCCCCAAATACCCCAGCAAGCAG TTACCTCACCGCCGTGTCACCTTCTCGGCCACCAGCCAGGCCCAGGAGCTGCAAGACCCATCCCAGCACAGTTACTATGACAGTGGTCTGGAGGAGTCTGAGACGCCATCCAGCAAGTCGTCCTCGGGGCCCCGGCTCGGTCCCCTGGCCCTGCCGGAGGACCACTACGAACGCACCACCCCGGACGGCAGCATAGGCGAGATGGAGCACCCGGAGAACG ACCTGCGCCCTTTGCCCGACGTCGCCATGACGGGCACGTGTACCCGGGAGTGCAGCGAGTTCGGCCACTCTGACACTTGCTGGATGCCTGGCCAGTCGTCTCCCAGCCGCCGGACCAAGAGCAGCGCCCTCAAACTCTCCACCTTCGTGCCTTACCAGGACCGAGGAGGGCAGGAGCCTGCGGGCGCCGGCAGCCCGAGCCCCCCGGAAGACCGGAACACCAAAACGGCCCCCGTGCGCCTCCTGCCCTCCTACAGTGCCTTCTCCCACAGTAGCCATGACTCCTGCAAGGACTCGGCCACCTTGGAGGAGATTCCCCTGACCCAGACCTCGGACTTCCCGCCCGCGGCCACACCGGCGTCCGCCCAGACGGCCAAGCGCGAGATCTACCTGTGA